Proteins from one Deltaproteobacteria bacterium genomic window:
- the argB gene encoding acetylglutamate kinase, with product MDTPNVADILIEALPYIRRFSGMTIVVKYGGHAMVDEQLKEDFARDITLLKFVGLNPVVVHGGGPQINQVLDQMGISSTFVKGMRLTDEPTMDVVEMVLGGKVNKSIVAQINSQGGKAVGLSGKDGGLIQAEKLKILFHEDEDKPPEIIDPGLVGDVTSVNPEIIHTLTSRGFIPIIAPVGAGSSGETFNINADVVAGKLAAALSAGRLILITDVDGLLDATGRLVSTLDGVRAKQMIADKSISGGMIPKMECALEALAHGIQKVQMINGKRRHALLLELFTDSGIGTEVIP from the coding sequence ATGGACACCCCAAACGTAGCTGATATTTTGATCGAAGCGTTGCCCTACATCCGGCGTTTTTCGGGCATGACCATCGTGGTGAAGTACGGCGGACACGCCATGGTGGATGAACAGCTCAAAGAGGATTTCGCCCGGGATATAACCCTGCTGAAATTTGTCGGCCTGAACCCGGTAGTGGTGCACGGCGGCGGCCCGCAGATCAACCAGGTGCTGGACCAGATGGGCATCAGTTCGACGTTCGTCAAAGGCATGCGCCTGACGGATGAACCCACCATGGATGTCGTCGAAATGGTGCTGGGTGGAAAGGTAAACAAGTCCATCGTGGCCCAGATCAACAGCCAGGGCGGCAAGGCCGTGGGGTTGAGCGGCAAGGACGGCGGACTGATTCAGGCTGAAAAGCTGAAGATCCTGTTCCATGAGGACGAGGACAAGCCACCCGAGATCATCGATCCCGGGCTGGTGGGCGATGTGACCAGCGTCAATCCCGAAATCATCCACACCCTGACTTCCCGCGGGTTTATTCCCATCATTGCACCCGTGGGTGCCGGTTCGTCGGGGGAAACGTTCAATATCAATGCCGATGTGGTCGCCGGCAAGCTGGCAGCCGCCCTTTCCGCCGGCCGGCTGATTCTGATCACAGACGTCGACGGGCTGCTGGACGCAACCGGCAGGCTGGTGTCGACCCTGGACGGGGTACGGGCCAAACAGATGATTGCCGACAAAAGTATTTCCGGTGGGATGATCCCCAAAATGGAATGTGCGCTGGAGGCCCTGGCGCACGGCATCCAGAAAGTGCAGATGATCAATGGAAAAAGGCGCCATGCCTTGCTCCTGGAATTGTTTACGGACAGCGGTATAGGAACGGAGGTAATTCCATGA
- the lysA gene encoding diaminopimelate decarboxylase, with translation MHHFHYKQDELYCENVPVKAIAERAGTPFYLYSHATLVRHFKAFDGAFDGVQRLVCFSAKANSNMAILKLFAGLGSGLDIVSGGELFRGLKAGFAPDRVVYSGVGKRVDEIDFALEEGILMFNVESLEELTLIDQRAGALGRTAPVAIRVNPDVDPKTHPYISTGLKKNKFGIGMESAIEAYKIANAMKHVRVMGIDCHIGSQISEAGPFEDALQNLMGLMDVLASLDIHIDCLDMGGGLGITYNEETPPGPDEYAEAIVKTARERSLKLILEPGRVIVGNAGILVTKVLYRKSGMSKEFVIADAGMNDLLRPSLYGAFHAVRPVMRANDGMIRADLVGPICESGDFLASDREMADVAAGDLLAVMSAGAYAYTMASNYCSRLKVPEVMVREGEFHVVRERQTYEDLIRGESLPPFLDKV, from the coding sequence ATGCATCATTTCCACTATAAACAGGACGAACTTTATTGTGAGAACGTTCCGGTAAAGGCGATCGCCGAGCGGGCGGGCACGCCATTCTACCTTTACAGCCATGCGACGCTGGTGAGGCACTTCAAAGCCTTTGACGGAGCCTTTGACGGTGTGCAGCGACTGGTGTGCTTTTCGGCCAAAGCCAATTCGAACATGGCCATCCTGAAGCTCTTTGCCGGCCTCGGCAGCGGGTTGGACATTGTTTCCGGCGGCGAGTTGTTCAGGGGGCTCAAGGCCGGCTTTGCACCGGACCGTGTGGTCTACTCGGGTGTGGGCAAGCGGGTGGATGAAATCGATTTTGCCCTTGAAGAGGGCATCCTGATGTTCAATGTCGAATCCCTGGAGGAGTTGACGCTCATCGATCAGCGCGCCGGCGCTCTGGGCAGAACGGCGCCCGTGGCTATTCGCGTCAATCCCGACGTGGATCCAAAAACCCATCCTTACATCTCCACGGGTTTGAAGAAGAACAAGTTTGGCATCGGCATGGAAAGCGCCATCGAGGCCTACAAAATCGCCAATGCAATGAAGCATGTCAGGGTGATGGGCATCGACTGCCACATCGGTTCCCAAATTTCTGAAGCCGGGCCGTTTGAGGACGCCCTGCAGAACCTCATGGGGCTGATGGATGTGCTGGCTTCGCTGGACATCCATATCGATTGCCTCGACATGGGGGGCGGACTCGGGATTACCTACAACGAGGAAACACCACCCGGTCCGGACGAATATGCGGAAGCCATTGTCAAAACGGCCAGGGAAAGATCCTTGAAACTGATCCTCGAGCCGGGACGGGTCATTGTGGGCAACGCGGGCATACTCGTCACCAAGGTGCTTTACCGAAAATCGGGCATGAGTAAAGAGTTTGTCATTGCCGATGCCGGCATGAACGACCTTTTGCGGCCGTCGCTGTACGGGGCTTTCCACGCCGTACGACCGGTGATGCGGGCCAACGACGGTATGATCAGAGCCGATCTTGTGGGCCCCATCTGCGAGTCGGGCGACTTCTTGGCCAGTGACCGGGAAATGGCGGACGTCGCCGCAGGCGACCTTCTGGCGGTTATGAGCGCAGGGGCTTATGCATACACCATGGCGTCCAACTACTGCTCGCGGCTGAAGGTACCCGAAGTCATGGTAAGGGAAGGGGAGTTCCACGTGGTCAGGGAACGGCAGACGTATGAGGACCTGATCAGGGGAGAGTCGCTGCCGCCGTTTTTGGACAAGGTCTAG
- a CDS encoding argininosuccinate synthase — translation MRKENVVSKEINKVVLAYSGGLDTSVILKWLIEQYQCEVVTFSADIGQDDDMEQIRKNAEKTGASNIYIDDLKEEFVRDYVFPAFRANAIYEGQYLLGTSIARPLIAKRQIEIAAVEKADGVSHGATGKGNDQVRFELGYLAIDPHIKIIAPWREWDLNSRTVLMEFARKHGIAVPTTHKKPYSTDGNLLHKSYEGGVLEDPWANAPDDIYTLSVSPQEAPDQPEVIDIEFVQGDPVSINGENLTPANLLASLNRLGGKHGIGRIDIVENRFVGMKSRGVYETPGGTILRVAHMAVESITLDREVMHLRDGLIPKYAELIYNGFWFSPEMRLLQTMIDETQKNVSGTARVELYKGSCRVLGRKSDNSLYREDFATFEDDDVYSQKDAEGFIRLNALRLRIQKLIANSKG, via the coding sequence GTGAGAAAGGAGAATGTCGTGTCAAAAGAGATAAACAAGGTCGTGCTGGCCTATTCCGGCGGGCTCGACACGTCGGTGATTTTAAAATGGCTTATCGAACAGTACCAATGCGAAGTCGTGACCTTTTCGGCGGATATCGGTCAGGACGACGATATGGAGCAGATCAGGAAAAATGCAGAGAAAACCGGTGCATCCAACATATATATCGATGACCTGAAAGAGGAGTTCGTCAGGGACTATGTGTTTCCGGCTTTTCGTGCCAACGCCATCTACGAGGGCCAGTACCTCCTGGGAACCTCCATCGCCCGGCCGCTCATTGCCAAACGACAGATAGAAATAGCCGCCGTCGAGAAGGCCGACGGCGTGAGCCACGGCGCCACCGGCAAGGGGAACGACCAGGTCCGTTTCGAGCTCGGCTATCTGGCTATCGACCCGCACATCAAGATCATTGCCCCCTGGCGTGAGTGGGACCTGAATTCGCGCACCGTTTTGATGGAGTTTGCCCGGAAGCACGGTATCGCGGTGCCGACAACGCACAAGAAACCCTACAGCACGGACGGCAATTTGCTGCACAAGAGCTACGAGGGTGGCGTGCTGGAGGACCCCTGGGCAAACGCGCCGGACGACATTTACACCCTGTCGGTTTCGCCGCAGGAGGCGCCGGACCAGCCCGAGGTGATCGACATCGAATTTGTGCAGGGCGATCCCGTGTCCATCAACGGGGAAAACCTGACGCCCGCCAACCTGCTCGCGTCCCTGAACCGCCTGGGGGGGAAGCACGGCATCGGCAGAATCGACATCGTCGAGAACCGCTTTGTCGGCATGAAGTCGAGAGGTGTTTATGAAACGCCCGGAGGCACTATCTTGAGGGTTGCCCACATGGCCGTGGAGTCCATCACACTGGACCGCGAGGTGATGCACCTGCGCGACGGCCTGATTCCCAAATACGCCGAACTTATCTACAACGGTTTCTGGTTTTCACCGGAGATGCGTTTACTGCAGACCATGATCGACGAAACGCAGAAGAATGTCAGCGGAACCGCCAGAGTGGAGCTTTACAAGGGCAGCTGCCGGGTTTTGGGCAGGAAGTCGGACAACTCGCTTTACCGCGAAGATTTCGCCACATTTGAGGACGACGACGTCTACAGCCAGAAGGATGCTGAGGGTTTTATCCGGTTGAATGCGTTGAGGCTTAGAATCCAGAAACTGATTGCGAATTCGAAAGGGTAG
- the argH gene encoding argininosuccinate lyase encodes MAEKPWDGRFSEKTHKIVEAFTASIDVDKRLYVYDIEGSIAHLKTLEKAGIITEEEASTLIQGLVAIKREIDHGRFEFDDSLEDIHMHIEARLLQEVGKVAQKLHTARSRNDQVALDVRMYLRESVADLIENITGLKRALLALAKANLDVVMPGYTHLQPAQPVLFSHHLMAYYEMFKRDGQRLVDCLGRINVMPLGTAALAGTTYPIDRHFTAELLNFPEVSANSMDSVADRDFIMEFLAAASICMVHFSRLSEELILWSSAEFGFIEIPDAFATGSSIMPQKKNPDVPELVRGKTGTVFGDLISVLTMVKSLPMAYNRDLQEDKRPLFRAVDTLTACVGVYTAMLPRLTVKREVMRAAASRGYLNATDMADYLVTKGMPFRKAHECVGQSVGYALGQGKELHELTLTELQQFSSLITEDIFDFLSIETMIDRRRSFGGTATENVAAAIAAGEKELDGQEP; translated from the coding sequence ATGGCCGAGAAACCATGGGATGGCAGGTTTTCAGAAAAAACCCACAAAATTGTCGAGGCCTTTACCGCCTCCATCGATGTGGATAAAAGGCTTTATGTTTACGACATCGAAGGCAGTATCGCCCACCTCAAGACTCTGGAAAAAGCCGGCATCATTACCGAGGAGGAAGCTTCCACGCTGATCCAGGGATTGGTGGCGATCAAGCGGGAAATCGATCACGGGCGCTTCGAATTCGATGACAGCCTGGAAGATATTCACATGCACATCGAAGCGCGGCTGTTGCAGGAGGTGGGCAAAGTCGCCCAGAAACTGCACACTGCCAGAAGCCGTAACGATCAGGTGGCTCTGGATGTGAGAATGTACCTGCGAGAGAGTGTCGCCGATTTGATCGAAAATATCACCGGTCTGAAACGGGCGCTGCTGGCTCTGGCCAAAGCCAATCTGGATGTGGTGATGCCCGGTTATACGCATCTCCAGCCGGCTCAGCCGGTTCTGTTTTCCCACCACCTCATGGCTTATTATGAGATGTTCAAACGCGACGGCCAGCGCCTGGTCGACTGCCTCGGCCGCATCAACGTCATGCCCCTGGGTACAGCCGCCCTGGCCGGCACGACCTACCCCATCGATCGCCATTTCACGGCCGAGCTTCTGAATTTTCCGGAAGTTTCCGCCAACAGCATGGACAGTGTGGCGGACCGGGATTTCATCATGGAGTTTCTTGCTGCCGCCAGTATCTGTATGGTTCATTTCAGCCGTTTGTCCGAGGAGCTGATTCTGTGGTCCTCGGCGGAGTTCGGTTTCATCGAGATCCCAGATGCCTTCGCCACCGGAAGCAGCATCATGCCCCAAAAGAAAAACCCGGATGTCCCCGAGCTGGTGCGGGGAAAAACCGGCACGGTGTTCGGAGACCTCATCAGCGTACTGACCATGGTGAAATCGCTTCCCATGGCCTACAACCGTGACCTCCAGGAAGACAAGCGCCCTCTCTTCAGGGCGGTGGACACGCTGACCGCATGCGTGGGCGTATACACGGCCATGCTGCCCCGCCTGACCGTCAAGCGTGAAGTCATGCGGGCGGCGGCATCCCGTGGCTATTTGAATGCAACCGATATGGCGGACTATCTGGTGACGAAGGGCATGCCTTTTCGGAAAGCCCACGAATGTGTGGGGCAAAGCGTCGGTTATGCCTTGGGCCAGGGCAAGGAACTGCACGAACTCACGCTGACCGAGCTGCAGCAATTTTCCTCTCTGATAACAGAGGACATTTTCGACTTTTTGTCCATCGAGACGATGATCGATCGCCGGCGCTCATTCGGCGGCACGGCCACCGAAAACGTGGCTGCGGCCATTGCAGCAGGGGAAAAGGAACTCGATGGACAAGAGCCGTGA
- the folK gene encoding 2-amino-4-hydroxy-6-hydroxymethyldihydropteridine diphosphokinase, with protein sequence MSTHAVIISTGSNLGDKEGNCRKGIESLAGHPGNTLVKASPFYRTSPVDYLDQDWFVNAAVKIETGLEPTDLLALLQKIQAEAGRTKGGIRFGPRELDLDIIFYDRLVMKTPALEIPHPRMHKRRFVLQPICDIDPEIVHPLLNISVKSLLNQLEDMGQEVFLL encoded by the coding sequence TTGAGTACACATGCGGTTATCATATCTACCGGGTCCAACCTCGGTGACAAGGAGGGCAACTGCCGCAAGGGCATCGAGTCCCTCGCCGGCCACCCCGGCAACACTCTGGTGAAGGCGTCGCCCTTTTACCGCACGAGCCCGGTGGACTACCTCGACCAGGACTGGTTTGTCAACGCCGCCGTTAAAATCGAGACCGGCCTCGAACCCACGGATCTGCTTGCGCTCCTACAGAAGATCCAGGCCGAAGCCGGCCGCACCAAGGGCGGTATCCGCTTCGGCCCGCGTGAACTGGATCTGGATATCATCTTTTACGATCGGCTTGTCATGAAGACGCCGGCACTCGAAATCCCCCATCCGCGCATGCACAAAAGGCGCTTTGTATTGCAGCCCATTTGTGATATAGATCCGGAAATCGTGCACCCTTTGCTGAATATATCCGTGAAATCGTTACTGAATCAGCTTGAGGACATGGGGCAGGAGGTTTTTCTACTCTAA
- a CDS encoding acetylornithine transaminase, with the protein MNSDKTIKTADSVIAATYKRFPLVFSKGQGATLWNPEGRAYTDFIAGIAVCNLGHAHPAVAEALARQAEQLLHVSNLYYTVPQTQLAAWLVAHSFADRVFFCNSGAEANEAAIKLCRKYFSDKGQPERFRIIAMERSFHGRTMATLSATGQDKIKKGFDPVLEGFDFVPYNDIEALKAKLGKATAAVLLEPIQGEGGVRCPAPGYLGAVRELCDANGCLMVLDEVQTGMGRTGRLFAHEHYDTAPDVMTLAKALGNGLPIGAMLASEKVAAAFGAGAHATTFGGTPIVTAASLAVVTTMEREGIVERCRERGRYFKAKLERLAETHGVVEDVRGEGLLLGMKLNGDGDAVVNGCMEKGFLINCIQGSILRFAPPLIIEESEIDGLIACLDEILESV; encoded by the coding sequence ATGAACAGCGATAAAACCATAAAAACCGCCGACAGCGTCATTGCCGCCACATACAAACGGTTCCCGTTGGTTTTCAGCAAAGGGCAGGGGGCGACCCTCTGGAATCCGGAAGGCCGTGCCTACACCGACTTCATCGCCGGTATTGCCGTCTGCAACCTGGGGCATGCCCATCCGGCGGTGGCTGAAGCGCTCGCCCGGCAGGCGGAACAGCTTCTGCATGTCTCGAACCTGTACTATACCGTCCCCCAGACCCAATTGGCCGCCTGGCTGGTGGCGCACAGTTTCGCCGACCGGGTTTTTTTCTGCAACAGCGGCGCCGAGGCCAACGAGGCCGCCATCAAGCTGTGCCGGAAATACTTCAGCGACAAGGGGCAGCCCGAGCGCTTCAGAATCATCGCCATGGAGAGGTCCTTTCACGGCAGGACCATGGCCACGCTCTCCGCGACAGGGCAGGACAAGATTAAGAAGGGGTTCGATCCGGTGCTGGAAGGATTTGATTTCGTTCCTTACAATGACATCGAGGCGTTGAAAGCCAAGCTCGGAAAAGCAACGGCGGCGGTTTTGCTGGAACCGATACAGGGTGAAGGGGGTGTAAGGTGTCCCGCCCCCGGTTATCTGGGGGCGGTTCGCGAGCTGTGCGATGCGAACGGCTGTCTGATGGTGTTGGATGAAGTTCAGACGGGCATGGGCCGAACCGGCAGACTTTTTGCGCATGAACACTACGACACGGCACCGGACGTCATGACCCTGGCAAAGGCGCTGGGAAACGGACTGCCCATCGGTGCCATGCTGGCCAGTGAAAAAGTGGCCGCCGCATTCGGGGCCGGGGCACATGCCACCACCTTTGGCGGCACGCCCATTGTTACGGCCGCTTCTCTGGCGGTAGTCACCACCATGGAGAGGGAAGGCATCGTGGAAAGGTGCAGGGAGAGGGGCCGGTACTTCAAGGCCAAGCTGGAAAGGCTGGCGGAAACGCACGGGGTCGTGGAGGACGTCCGCGGCGAAGGCTTGTTGCTGGGTATGAAACTCAATGGCGACGGGGACGCCGTTGTCAACGGGTGCATGGAGAAGGGCTTTTTGATCAATTGCATTCAGGGCAGCATATTGCGCTTTGCGCCGCCTCTCATCATTGAGGAAAGCGAGATCGACGGGCTAATTGCCTGCCTGGATGAAATTCTGGAAAGCGTGTGA
- the dapF gene encoding diaminopimelate epimerase, with the protein MNDTIPFYKMSGSGNDFIVIDNRQPKFDEADLAKLIIGACRRKMSVGADGLILVENTDKADFKWRFYNSDGSRAEMCGNGARCVSRFANLTGIAGKKLSFLTDVGVVSAVVSGDKVKIKMTDPTDLREEASLELGGVVFDYRFINTGVPHAVFEVEDLEGLDVVAVGRKVRHHPAFAPDGTNANFIRRNADGHLSIRTYERGVEDETLACGTGNVAAALITALRHDREPPVKLLTRSGECLTIHFERNGNRFTNVFMEGGARVIYTGELCREAWE; encoded by the coding sequence ATGAACGACACCATTCCTTTCTACAAAATGAGCGGCAGCGGAAACGATTTCATCGTTATCGACAACCGGCAGCCGAAATTCGACGAGGCCGACCTGGCGAAACTGATCATCGGCGCGTGCCGGAGAAAAATGTCCGTGGGCGCCGACGGGTTGATCCTCGTGGAGAATACCGACAAGGCCGACTTCAAGTGGCGGTTCTACAATTCCGACGGCAGCCGTGCGGAAATGTGCGGCAACGGCGCCCGCTGTGTGAGCCGTTTCGCAAACCTCACGGGAATTGCCGGGAAGAAGCTTTCCTTCCTGACAGATGTGGGGGTGGTGTCCGCAGTCGTGTCCGGAGATAAGGTCAAGATCAAGATGACCGATCCCACCGATTTAAGGGAGGAGGCCTCCCTCGAGTTGGGGGGCGTCGTTTTTGATTACCGCTTCATCAACACCGGTGTGCCCCATGCGGTGTTTGAAGTGGAGGATCTCGAGGGGCTGGATGTGGTGGCGGTTGGCAGGAAGGTTCGGCACCATCCGGCGTTTGCGCCCGATGGAACCAATGCCAATTTCATCCGCAGGAACGCAGACGGCCATCTGAGCATCCGTACTTACGAGCGCGGCGTCGAAGACGAGACCCTGGCTTGCGGCACCGGCAACGTGGCGGCTGCTCTGATCACCGCCCTCAGGCACGACAGGGAGCCCCCTGTCAAACTGCTGACGCGCAGCGGAGAGTGCCTGACCATCCATTTCGAGAGAAACGGCAATCGGTTCACCAACGTGTTCATGGAAGGAGGCGCCCGGGTTATCTACACCGGCGAACTCTGCCGGGAGGCGTGGGAGTAA